In the Blastocatellia bacterium genome, one interval contains:
- a CDS encoding protein kinase, with translation MGNDRQKAEETLVIIDASLTQASSPEEFLLETENSDSSTSNATTQFNKESWEPIIGTEFDGKYKIEEKIGEGGMGLVYRANHIFIDRPVAIKFLRQEYLTDTAAIERFKLEARAAARIQHPNVTTILDFGISGGTFYLVMEYLEGFSLRKQLKTNGALSLKDTIRIMLQVCDALDAAHKSNIIHKDLKPDNIYIHIKDGIEQVKVLDFGIAEIVGRVVNEADQTFLAGTPHYMSPEQYQNDPVSPATDIYSLGVILFEMLTGQLPFDEFSPVSLALRHLSSPPPKLTSIDSSIPIEFEEIVNKALAKQPERRYQTALELAEDLQKSEKITTQFSVAQIVTSESSAICSNPKCGQSGLVGNRRCPTCQALAVGSLLRHRYLIDKMVGKGGFGTTYLVKDLDCFEEQRILKELTLSLKDEDPMDLKDMAERLFRREAQVLLNLYHSGIPRLYAYFAEENFSYLVQDFIPGQTLSEEFKKRKSPLSEEEVMPILASLADILDYLHSHTPPVIHRDIKPHNLMRHQDGRIMLIDFGAVCQAAASPNANHTVIGSLGYAPPEQFLGQTTIQSDLYAVGASVIYLLTGVPPRLLLSNSNTDKLDKELMGKISPQLLALLKELVTTQVEARLPNTLTLKKRLASLNNTNTDVSINNKNQVETVLVNINDSKAQSVINNTLQSPAPQRPSLSGAFAKITSGLPSTPSSNNPSYPSSNTPSAKTVSSNSTTFPSSLSSPSSAPTIKITEEQSVARPNINSTTKPTPSSTPSLFQALTPKPLPAIVPQQPSSSFQQVSKPLSSSQSLSSPSVPQQAKVEPANTPVIDFQAAAQLCYEVESMLRTIDYGTHFAVLGISSDATSEQVIAAYRELANKFNPSKYLHLSSYNPSLQTDLKKIFSRLKEAFETLIDPNKRSQYNRIFRTGTFEKLK, from the coding sequence ATGGGAAATGATCGTCAAAAAGCGGAAGAAACATTAGTAATAATAGATGCTTCTCTTACCCAGGCATCATCACCTGAAGAATTTTTATTAGAAACAGAAAACTCTGATTCATCCACATCCAATGCCACCACCCAATTTAATAAAGAATCTTGGGAACCAATAATAGGTACTGAATTTGATGGTAAATATAAAATAGAAGAAAAAATTGGTGAAGGCGGTATGGGATTAGTATATCGCGCTAATCATATATTTATAGATCGCCCTGTAGCTATTAAATTTTTACGTCAAGAATACTTAACTGATACTGCGGCAATAGAAAGGTTTAAGCTAGAGGCCCGTGCCGCAGCACGTATTCAACACCCTAATGTTACGACTATTTTAGATTTTGGTATTAGTGGCGGAACGTTTTATCTAGTAATGGAATACCTAGAAGGATTCTCCTTAAGAAAACAACTAAAAACAAATGGTGCATTAAGCCTTAAAGATACAATTAGAATTATGCTTCAAGTATGTGATGCTTTGGATGCAGCACATAAATCCAACATAATTCATAAAGACCTAAAACCTGACAATATTTATATACATATAAAAGATGGTATAGAACAAGTAAAAGTATTAGATTTTGGTATTGCAGAAATTGTTGGAAGAGTGGTTAATGAAGCAGATCAAACTTTTTTAGCAGGTACACCTCATTATATGTCACCTGAACAATATCAAAATGATCCTGTTAGTCCAGCAACTGATATTTATAGTTTAGGAGTAATTCTTTTTGAAATGCTAACAGGCCAATTACCATTTGATGAATTTTCTCCTGTATCATTAGCACTTAGGCATTTAAGTAGCCCTCCTCCTAAATTAACAAGCATAGACTCTAGCATCCCAATAGAATTTGAAGAAATCGTTAATAAAGCTCTTGCTAAACAACCAGAAAGACGCTATCAAACAGCCCTTGAGTTAGCAGAAGATTTGCAAAAGAGCGAAAAAATTACTACTCAATTTAGTGTAGCCCAAATAGTAACAAGTGAATCTAGTGCTATTTGTTCTAATCCTAAGTGTGGTCAATCTGGCTTAGTTGGAAATCGCCGCTGTCCAACCTGTCAAGCATTAGCTGTTGGTTCATTACTTCGTCACCGTTATTTAATTGATAAAATGGTTGGCAAAGGTGGTTTTGGCACTACTTATCTAGTAAAAGACTTAGATTGTTTTGAAGAACAAAGAATATTAAAAGAACTAACCTTAAGCCTAAAAGATGAAGATCCAATGGATCTTAAAGATATGGCTGAAAGACTATTTCGACGTGAAGCACAAGTTTTATTAAACTTATATCATAGTGGTATCCCCCGCCTTTACGCCTATTTTGCTGAAGAAAATTTTTCTTATTTAGTACAGGATTTTATTCCTGGCCAAACTCTTTCTGAAGAGTTTAAGAAACGTAAAAGCCCTCTTTCTGAAGAAGAGGTAATGCCAATATTAGCTTCTTTAGCAGATATACTAGACTATTTACATAGTCATACACCTCCGGTAATTCACCGAGATATTAAGCCTCATAATTTGATGCGTCATCAAGATGGGCGAATAATGCTTATAGACTTTGGAGCAGTTTGTCAGGCAGCAGCAAGCCCAAATGCTAATCATACTGTTATAGGCTCATTAGGTTATGCACCTCCAGAACAATTTCTAGGTCAAACAACTATACAAAGTGATCTTTATGCTGTTGGGGCATCAGTAATATATCTATTAACAGGTGTTCCACCTAGATTGCTACTATCTAATTCTAATACAGATAAACTAGATAAAGAATTGATGGGCAAAATCTCCCCTCAACTTTTAGCATTATTAAAAGAATTAGTCACCACTCAAGTAGAAGCTAGATTACCTAACACTTTAACCTTAAAAAAGAGGCTAGCATCACTTAACAATACTAATACTGATGTTAGCATTAATAATAAAAATCAAGTTGAAACAGTATTAGTTAATATAAATGACAGCAAAGCTCAAAGTGTTATAAACAACACTCTTCAATCTCCTGCACCTCAAAGGCCATCTTTATCAGGAGCATTTGCTAAAATAACTAGTGGTCTTCCTAGTACACCTAGCTCTAATAATCCATCTTATCCATCTAGTAATACACCTTCTGCTAAAACAGTTTCTTCAAACTCAACAACTTTTCCTAGTTCCTTATCTTCTCCTAGTTCAGCCCCAACTATCAAAATTACAGAGGAGCAATCTGTTGCTAGACCCAATATAAATTCTACAACTAAACCAACTCCATCATCTACACCCTCATTATTTCAAGCTCTTACACCTAAGCCATTACCAGCAATTGTCCCTCAACAACCAAGCTCAAGTTTTCAACAAGTATCTAAACCATTATCAAGCTCACAATCTCTATCAAGTCCAAGTGTTCCACAACAAGCAAAAGTTGAGCCTGCTAATACGCCAGTTATTGATTTTCAGGCAGCAGCGCAACTTTGCTATGAAGTAGAGAGTATGTTAAGAACTATTGATTATGGAACACATTTTGCGGTACTTGGCATTAGCTCTGATGCTACATCAGAACAAGTAATTGCAGCTTATAGAGAGCTAGCTAATAAATTTAACCCTAGTAAATACTTACATTTATCTAGCTACAATCCTAGTTTACAGACTGACTTAAAAAAGATTTTTTCCCGCTTAAAAGAAGCTTTTGAAACTTTGATTGATCCAAATAAACGTAGTCAATATAACCGTATTTTCCGTACTGGTACTTTTGAAAAGCTAAAATAA
- a CDS encoding TerB family tellurite resistance protein, which translates to MKFLEILKHDTSSTMSPARAFLISMLYMISADEQIESQEIARLLTITGSTKTGPLSLQAINQKSLDLALHYRSRNSLDHFLLEVAPVLSHLQKKCILLNIFECAISDQEIDIPEQTVFDKFIAAFEIPMEELSPHLTTILLKNNFSIFSNNP; encoded by the coding sequence ATGAAATTTTTGGAGATATTAAAACACGATACAAGCAGCACAATGTCCCCTGCTCGAGCCTTTTTAATTTCTATGCTTTATATGATTTCGGCTGATGAACAAATTGAAAGTCAAGAAATTGCACGACTATTAACTATTACTGGTAGCACTAAAACCGGTCCCCTTAGCCTACAAGCAATTAACCAAAAATCTCTCGACTTAGCCTTACATTATCGTAGTCGTAATTCTTTAGATCATTTCTTACTAGAAGTAGCACCTGTTCTTTCCCATCTACAAAAAAAATGTATTTTACTTAATATATTTGAATGTGCTATTTCTGACCAAGAAATTGATATTCCCGAACAAACAGTTTTTGATAAATTTATAGCCGCTTTTGAAATTCCAATGGAAGAACTTTCTCCACACTTGACAACAATTTTACTAAAAAATAATTTCTCTATTTTTAGTAATAATCCATAA
- a CDS encoding mucoidy inhibitor MuiA family protein: MTILETTITSVTVYTSYARVTRQIKTKLTSGNHTLVINNLPDTFLSDSVRVNGQGSELKIIAVEVNQQMLSESPEAKIAELEKVLKNLQLEEQKLNSEAKIISGKLSLLNQLQTSVGTTFPRSISYNKNSIENLDKTLNYLTQELENTYKQELEFKEKQSDLAKQIAITKYELDKLQNKDVKLRWEIQIFVEMSSEAEIFLDIFYLVSGASWQPLYDIRLIEDKVTLSYLASITQQTGEEWKEVNLSLSTAQVATTSTIPELSPWYLRVYSPPVYPPPQSMAKSAGPLAAFGGAVRRRLEESSEDEDLALSDVLAEPAQISTTTIETNSSGSSVTYRVPKSTDIPNDGSPHKTTIAIIPLETNLDYVTVPKLAHEVYLRAKIKNTSPYLFLAGKANIFHEAHFVGNTEIELTAPNEEFELQLGVDSRIKAERKLTQRTVSKTFLGGSKRITFTYTNTITNNITKPIKISIFDQLPIASHEQIKIKNSEISPKPTEQDDLQVIKWELDLKTGEKKEFSLTFTVEHPREYTIIGLN, from the coding sequence ATGACTATTTTAGAAACAACTATAACTAGTGTTACAGTTTATACTAGCTATGCTAGGGTGACTCGTCAGATCAAAACTAAATTAACAAGTGGAAACCATACTTTAGTAATCAATAACCTACCTGACACTTTTTTATCCGACTCTGTACGTGTAAATGGGCAAGGTAGCGAGTTAAAAATTATTGCTGTAGAAGTAAACCAACAAATGTTAAGCGAGTCTCCAGAAGCTAAAATAGCTGAACTAGAGAAAGTTTTAAAAAATTTACAACTAGAAGAACAAAAGTTAAATTCTGAAGCTAAGATAATTAGCGGTAAATTATCCTTACTCAACCAACTACAAACATCTGTTGGAACAACTTTCCCAAGGTCTATAAGCTACAACAAAAACTCAATAGAGAATTTAGATAAAACGCTAAATTATTTAACTCAGGAGTTAGAAAATACTTATAAACAAGAGCTAGAATTTAAAGAAAAACAAAGTGATTTAGCAAAACAAATAGCTATAACCAAATATGAACTAGATAAATTACAAAATAAGGATGTTAAATTACGCTGGGAAATACAAATTTTTGTAGAAATGTCTAGCGAAGCTGAAATCTTCTTAGATATATTTTATTTAGTTAGCGGAGCATCCTGGCAGCCTTTATATGATATTCGATTAATAGAAGATAAGGTTACTTTAAGCTATCTAGCTAGTATTACTCAACAAACTGGCGAAGAATGGAAAGAAGTTAACTTGTCACTTTCCACTGCACAAGTAGCAACAACTAGCACAATTCCAGAATTATCTCCTTGGTACTTAAGGGTTTATTCTCCTCCTGTATATCCTCCACCTCAATCAATGGCTAAATCCGCTGGCCCTTTAGCAGCATTTGGTGGGGCCGTTAGACGACGTTTAGAAGAATCCTCAGAAGATGAAGACCTAGCTTTATCAGACGTATTAGCTGAACCAGCACAAATATCAACAACTACAATAGAAACAAATAGTTCTGGTTCATCTGTTACTTATCGAGTGCCAAAATCTACTGATATTCCTAATGATGGCTCACCACATAAAACAACTATTGCAATAATTCCTCTGGAAACTAATTTAGATTATGTTACTGTCCCTAAATTAGCACACGAAGTATATTTACGAGCAAAAATAAAAAACACTTCTCCATATTTATTTTTAGCAGGTAAAGCAAATATTTTTCATGAAGCACATTTTGTTGGAAATACAGAGATAGAATTAACTGCCCCTAATGAAGAATTTGAATTGCAACTAGGGGTTGATAGCCGAATTAAAGCGGAAAGAAAGCTAACTCAGCGCACTGTAAGCAAAACTTTTCTTGGAGGCAGCAAACGTATTACTTTTACCTACACTAATACTATTACTAATAATATAACTAAGCCAATTAAAATAAGCATTTTTGATCAACTCCCTATAGCTTCACACGAGCAAATAAAGATTAAAAACAGTGAAATTTCTCCAAAACCTACTGAACAAGATGACTTGCAGGTTATAAAATGGGAGTTGGACTTAAAAACAGGAGAGAAAAAAGAATTTTCTCTTACTTTTACAGTAGAACACCCAAGAGAATACACAATAATTGGGTTAAATTAA
- a CDS encoding COX15/CtaA family protein: protein MLLKLNKLAIYAWGVLGYNLAVIVWGAYVRSSRSGDGCGSHWPDCNGEIIPTAPELKTIIEFTHRLTSGVALLMVVALLIWSHRLYQKKHPVRLGAKLSMLFMLLEAAVGAGLVLFRLVADNASIARAMFMSVHLVNTFLLLAALTLTAWWASGGPAIRLKSRPMLSLGITACLLLIMLLGMSGAVAALGDTLFPAHSLEQALKADLSPTAHLLIRLRIFHPIIAVISVSISLSLVIVAMLQYPSIWAKRFGWSFVALSILQISLGILNIALLAPTWLQLVHLLVADLVWLSLILFGANVLLADWQVNPVEETNLKTVSLASN from the coding sequence GTGTTATTAAAACTAAACAAATTAGCAATATATGCATGGGGGGTGCTAGGTTATAACTTAGCCGTAATTGTTTGGGGTGCTTATGTTCGTTCTAGCCGTTCGGGTGATGGATGTGGTAGTCATTGGCCTGATTGCAATGGTGAAATAATTCCAACAGCCCCAGAGCTAAAAACCATAATTGAGTTTACCCATAGATTAACTAGTGGTGTAGCATTACTAATGGTAGTAGCACTGCTGATTTGGTCGCACCGGCTTTATCAGAAAAAACATCCTGTCAGACTTGGAGCTAAACTTTCTATGCTCTTTATGCTCTTAGAAGCTGCTGTAGGAGCAGGATTAGTTTTGTTTCGCTTAGTAGCCGATAATGCTTCTATTGCTCGTGCAATGTTTATGTCTGTTCATTTAGTTAATACATTCTTATTATTAGCAGCATTAACATTAACAGCTTGGTGGGCATCAGGTGGCCCGGCAATAAGGTTAAAATCGCGTCCAATGCTTAGTTTAGGTATAACTGCCTGTCTATTATTAATAATGCTTTTAGGTATGAGTGGGGCTGTAGCAGCACTTGGGGACACATTATTTCCTGCTCATTCTTTAGAACAAGCTCTAAAAGCTGACCTTTCACCTACAGCACATCTTTTAATCCGCTTACGTATTTTTCATCCTATAATTGCAGTAATTTCTGTTAGTATCTCTCTTTCTTTAGTTATAGTTGCGATGTTGCAATATCCTAGCATTTGGGCAAAGCGGTTTGGTTGGTCATTTGTTGCTCTATCAATACTGCAAATAAGTTTGGGCATCTTAAATATTGCTCTACTTGCCCCTACTTGGCTTCAATTAGTACACTTACTAGTAGCTGATTTGGTTTGGCTATCTTTAATTTTATTTGGAGCTAATGTTTTGCTTGCAGATTGGCAAGTTAATCCTGTAGAAGAAACAAACTTAAAAACTGTGTCTTTAGCAAGTAATTAA
- a CDS encoding energy transducer TonB, whose translation MTGNDQVRFCQQCSLNVYNLSNMAQDQAEELIRNKEGRLCVRFYRRSDGTILTQNCPVGLQALKKKIARTATAIISAVLSFGASFGMFSYLTSKKTTEHPLMGSVAVNYNPKNNYVQGEMAIDTNPIPKDELANSNSNNCSTKEPEMGKIVMGRVAANPVNEPVVEMGDVVIKTIVINRSETELRQAATTIVEPKIENDFTGQVIVEIEVDRAGNVINSQIISGDEKVNDACLEAVEQWKFNTNKLRTGSANVKGQISFRL comes from the coding sequence ATGACTGGTAATGACCAAGTTAGATTTTGCCAACAATGTAGCTTAAATGTTTATAACCTTTCTAATATGGCTCAAGACCAAGCAGAAGAATTAATTAGAAATAAAGAAGGTCGTTTATGTGTTAGGTTTTATCGTCGTTCTGATGGCACAATCCTTACTCAAAATTGTCCTGTTGGCCTTCAAGCCTTAAAAAAGAAAATTGCTCGTACAGCAACAGCTATTATTTCAGCCGTGTTAAGTTTTGGAGCAAGCTTTGGGATGTTTAGTTATTTAACTAGCAAAAAAACAACAGAACATCCGCTTATGGGATCCGTTGCGGTTAACTACAACCCTAAAAATAATTATGTACAAGGTGAAATGGCAATTGATACTAATCCAATTCCTAAAGATGAATTAGCTAATAGTAATTCTAATAACTGTTCAACTAAAGAGCCTGAGATGGGAAAAATAGTTATGGGCCGAGTTGCTGCTAATCCAGTAAATGAACCAGTAGTAGAAATGGGTGATGTAGTTATTAAAACTATAGTTATTAATCGTAGTGAAACAGAGTTACGACAAGCAGCCACTACGATTGTTGAGCCAAAAATAGAAAATGATTTTACAGGTCAAGTTATAGTAGAAATTGAAGTTGACCGAGCAGGTAATGTTATAAATAGCCAAATTATTAGCGGTGATGAAAAAGTAAATGATGCTTGTTTAGAGGCTGTTGAGCAATGGAAATTCAACACAAACAAGCTAAGAACAGGTTCAGCTAATGTAAAAGGACAGATTTCATTTAGGCTATAA
- the pfkA gene encoding 6-phosphofructokinase, giving the protein MQKIAVLTSGGDAPGMNAAIRAVVRTGLEKGWETFGIRYGYTGLLNGNIIPLGMRDVGGIIQRGGTMLGSSRCPEMRNEEGKQKALQALKDNKIDALVVIGGNGSQTGAYSLSQLGFPVVGIASTIDNDLCGSDITIGTDTALNIALEAIDRLKTTASSHKRGFLLEVMGRNCGYLALMAGIAGGAEAIVIPEAELDPETIAEQIHSSYERGKAHALIVVAEGAKNNAESLIAYFKEHGKRLGFDLRLTKLGHVQRGGSPGAFDRILATRLGAGAVEYLSQGQHGVLVGWINGNISATPLSEIANKTKSIDMELFKLAQILSL; this is encoded by the coding sequence ATCCAAAAAATTGCAGTTTTAACCAGTGGTGGAGATGCTCCAGGCATGAATGCTGCTATTCGTGCAGTAGTAAGAACAGGCTTAGAAAAAGGTTGGGAAACTTTTGGTATTCGCTATGGTTACACAGGTTTATTGAATGGCAATATTATCCCGCTTGGTATGCGTGATGTAGGTGGAATTATTCAAAGAGGTGGGACAATGTTAGGTAGTTCTCGTTGCCCAGAAATGCGTAATGAAGAAGGAAAGCAAAAAGCTCTGCAAGCATTAAAAGATAATAAAATTGATGCTTTAGTAGTTATAGGCGGAAACGGTTCACAAACTGGAGCTTATTCACTTTCCCAACTAGGTTTTCCTGTTGTGGGAATTGCTTCAACAATTGATAATGATTTGTGTGGCTCAGATATTACTATTGGTACTGATACGGCATTAAATATTGCACTTGAAGCAATTGACCGACTTAAAACTACAGCATCTTCTCATAAAAGAGGGTTTCTTTTAGAAGTGATGGGAAGAAATTGTGGCTATTTAGCACTAATGGCCGGCATTGCTGGTGGTGCTGAAGCTATAGTTATTCCTGAAGCAGAACTTGATCCAGAAACAATTGCTGAACAAATTCATAGTTCTTATGAAAGAGGAAAAGCTCATGCTTTGATAGTCGTAGCTGAAGGAGCAAAAAATAATGCCGAAAGTTTAATAGCCTACTTTAAAGAACATGGAAAAAGGCTTGGTTTTGACTTAAGGCTTACTAAACTAGGACATGTTCAACGTGGTGGCTCACCAGGTGCATTTGATCGCATACTTGCTACTAGACTAGGAGCCGGTGCTGTAGAATACTTAAGTCAAGGTCAACATGGTGTTTTAGTAGGTTGGATAAATGGTAATATATCAGCTACCCCGCTTTCAGAAATTGCTAATAAAACTAAATCTATAGATATGGAGCTATTTAAGTTAGCTCAAATTTTGTCTTTATAG
- a CDS encoding phosphatidate cytidylyltransferase: MKRVVSGLVLVSLLGFAIWSQNPYYFLTLAVIVLALALWEFFQLAKKVGSNPHQIQGYLAACAIVYAVTQNNNPEKIIIPTIVVLLTTMMITSLFESKTSEDFAKVLSSVAATLLGVCYVVLLASFLLAVKFTANPYPKSSQLLSLFFLIIVASDTGAYYVGRNLGKNKLVPLISPGKTIEGSIGGLFGAIMAALVSKYTFFPQLPLHHVLILAVVMNIISQMGDLFESLLKRGAGAKDAASIIPGHGGLLDRLDSVLFNAPILYYYFLFLLPN; encoded by the coding sequence ATGAAACGGGTTGTTTCAGGACTAGTGCTAGTTTCTTTATTAGGCTTTGCTATTTGGAGTCAAAACCCTTATTACTTCTTAACTTTAGCTGTTATTGTACTTGCATTAGCTCTTTGGGAATTTTTCCAGTTAGCAAAAAAGGTTGGTTCTAACCCTCATCAAATCCAAGGTTATTTAGCTGCTTGTGCAATAGTTTATGCTGTAACCCAAAATAATAATCCAGAAAAAATAATTATCCCTACAATAGTTGTTTTACTTACTACAATGATGATTACTTCTCTTTTTGAAAGTAAAACATCAGAAGATTTTGCTAAGGTTTTAAGCTCTGTTGCTGCTACCTTGTTGGGTGTGTGTTATGTGGTTTTACTAGCTAGCTTTTTACTAGCAGTAAAATTTACTGCTAATCCTTATCCTAAATCTAGCCAACTACTTTCCTTATTTTTTCTAATTATTGTGGCTAGCGATACCGGGGCTTATTACGTAGGTAGAAATTTAGGAAAAAATAAGCTAGTGCCATTAATTTCACCTGGAAAAACTATTGAAGGCTCTATTGGTGGCCTATTTGGTGCAATTATGGCAGCTTTAGTTAGTAAATATACTTTCTTCCCCCAACTACCTTTGCATCATGTACTAATTTTAGCTGTAGTAATGAATATTATTAGTCAGATGGGGGATTTATTTGAGTCGCTGCTTAAACGTGGTGCAGGTGCTAAAGATGCTGCCTCAATAATTCCAGGTCATGGAGGATTGCTAGACCGCTTAGACAGCGTACTTTTTAACGCCCCAATACTTTATTACTACTTCCTTTTTTTACTTCCAAATTAA
- a CDS encoding isoprenyl transferase → MFDFEGVIERGSRDEFLLNQINSEKMPQHIAIIMDGNGRWAAKRGRPRVVGHRAGVQAVRATVETAARLKLKALTLYAFSVENWKRPHLEVVTLMSLLKEFLRSELAEIKRNNIRFVTVGRTEELDRSIQKEIKFAQEQTAANTGMVLNIALNYGGRNELIDAFRRLHLDYLKNGRSASDITEQEISRYLYTSQLPDPDLLIRTSGEMRISNFLLWQIAYTEIYVVDTLWPDFCRTNLFEAVIEYQKRERRYGGLAPVEQPAARVAK, encoded by the coding sequence ATGTTCGATTTTGAAGGTGTTATTGAACGCGGCTCGCGCGATGAGTTCCTACTTAATCAAATAAACTCAGAAAAAATGCCTCAACATATAGCTATTATTATGGATGGCAATGGTCGTTGGGCGGCTAAACGTGGTCGTCCTCGTGTAGTTGGACATCGTGCAGGTGTGCAAGCTGTACGTGCAACAGTAGAAACAGCAGCAAGGCTAAAACTTAAAGCTCTTACCCTATATGCTTTTTCTGTAGAAAATTGGAAACGCCCTCATTTAGAAGTTGTTACGCTAATGAGCTTGCTAAAAGAATTTTTACGCTCTGAACTTGCAGAAATTAAACGTAATAACATTCGTTTTGTAACGGTTGGACGTACAGAAGAGCTAGATCGCTCAATCCAAAAAGAAATTAAATTTGCTCAAGAACAAACCGCCGCTAATACAGGAATGGTATTAAATATTGCCTTAAATTATGGTGGGCGCAATGAGCTTATAGATGCTTTTCGCAGACTTCATTTAGATTATCTTAAGAATGGGCGCAGTGCTTCAGATATTACTGAACAAGAAATTTCCCGCTATCTTTATACTTCACAACTTCCTGACCCAGATCTACTAATTCGTACTAGCGGGGAAATGCGGATTTCTAATTTTCTTCTTTGGCAAATTGCTTATACAGAAATTTATGTAGTTGATACTTTATGGCCTGACTTCTGCCGCACAAACTTATTTGAAGCAGTAATTGAATATCAAAAACGTGAGCGACGTTATGGAGGTCTGGCCCCAGTTGAGCAGCCTGCCGCAAGGGTGGCAAAATGA